The following are encoded together in the Desulfurellaceae bacterium genome:
- a CDS encoding nitrile hydratase subunit beta, giving the protein MTRPAKSTIAEMPGQASLPRRSGELVFHDQWERRVFAMAVSLCEQGYYSWDE; this is encoded by the coding sequence GACCCGCCAAATCGACCATCGCCGAAATGCCCGGCCAGGCGTCGCTGCCCCGCCGCAGCGGCGAACTCGTGTTCCACGACCAGTGGGAGCGACGGGTGTTTGCCATGGCCGTGTCGCTGTGCGAACAGGGCTATTACTCGTGGGACGAGTT